Genomic DNA from Macadamia integrifolia cultivar HAES 741 chromosome 6, SCU_Mint_v3, whole genome shotgun sequence:
AGGTCCATTTacgattattatttttttttttttagcaccGGCATCAATGGATAACAGGATGGGTTGATCCAGGGTGAAAAAGAATTAGAAGCCAACATgagaggaaaaagaataaagaaaattataCCTACTTATTTTATCATAGGGACATACAGGAATGCACCGGCCACAACCATAGCAACGTTCAGTTATAACTCCACCCTACATATGGATCTCATGTTTAATAGGACATAGGAAAACCGCAATACACAACATATTTGAAGTTGAAAAATAATATTGACTCCATATAACACCTGGAATTTACCACATGCAGCTTTGCCATGAGTAGATCCATCTTCCCTTGGTAACAGTTCTAGTGAAATTGCATTTGCAGGACAAACCATTTCACATGGTCTTGAACAATCAGGTGGACAATCCTCTGGATCAAATTCTGCCAAGATAGTACTGGATGAAGGTAAGTACTGAAATCAAACAATAAAAAGCAGAAGAAACCGTCATTAATTGTCATGACTCAACATATACTTCTTGTGCATGGGGGTGCTGGCAGCCAACATATAAGAGGTCCCAACTAGGAGATGTATGTCAGATACCAACCCAATCCCCcagtattaaaaaaaactaGGGTATATAATAAGATAAGAATATTCTTATGAAATAGATCCTGAGTTTCCAAACCAGTGTGATAAAGCATAAAGTGGGTGACCTTGGCAATACAGATACTTTACTTCAATATTGAACCACATGATCCCATGCCTCTGATCAAGGGtccttctttcttccctttttttttcccttccgcTGACAGGTTTTGATCAAGGGCTTTCTATAGACCATCGTTCCCCAACATATACAGAATTTAATTGTTTATATGGTTAGGATTCTTACATATGGCTTGTTTCATTGATATAGTTTATCTCCAAAATGGGGGACAACGACTGGCCTGCTGGATTAATATGCATCCAGTAACTTGCATGATCTAGATGTGTTAAGTATATCATCCATCCAATGTTCTTGGATGAGTTTAATGCTATAACACTCAACCATGTCAAATGGCATCCACAAATGGACATGGCACCATGCCTATTTAACCTGCATTGTCTTACTCAAACCAAGGTTTGCCTAGATATAAAGAAGGAGCAATTGCCATCAAAAAGCGCATACCACCCATGGGATCAccagcttcttcttctcatatAACTACCTTTAACTTAAATAATCCTATTTAAACAACTTCAAGACTTACTGGGTAATGGGTATTTAACTTCCACTCCATTTAACCActaattggattttttattttatgctcAGGATtcaatttgttaattttttctGTCCAAATATATCAGAACCATCAGCATTATCATCCTTGCTATCACAAAGCAGTGAccaaccacacacacacacacacacaaaccaACACACACAGAGAAATACTAAGTGGGTGTGTATTTGGGTATTACCAGCTTTGCGGAAATGGAGATCTTCGTCGTCGTTAACACTGATCATAACCCAAGGCCGTCGAAGGAGACCCCCAATCTCTTCCGCCACATCGATACCTTCGTTCACCGCAGTCACCACCGATTCATCCGCCGCACAATCAATGCAATCAACTGCAAGCGTTCATCATCCTCGAACAAGACATTCAGATTCCAGCCAGACGCTAATGAAATAAAGCAGAGAGCCAGATTGATAGATATTCCTCACCCCCAGCCAAAGTGTAAACGAGAGAGAGATTTCTGATATCGACGACATCCTGAAATAAAGCTTTCAGGAGtggtgaaaattaaaaaaaaaaaaaagggaaaatttcagCTTTTCTGGAGGGTTTAGATACGCTTTAATCATCACCTCAAAGCTAGCGCCGCAGATGAGCTTGACCCAATTCCCCTTTCGGAGGGATTCGTGTGGGGAACTCGAAATCGATGGGATTCCAATCGTTTTGATAAGGTTTTTAACGGCTTCAAAACTCTTGTTGTTGTATCTCCTATGCTTCTCTTTCACTGCAGGAAAGCAGGAAAGAAAGTAAAGTatgctgtgtgtgtgtgtgtgtgtgtgtgtgagagagagagagagagagaattacctTCTTGGTGATGCTGTTGTTGGGGAAGAAGAGAAGCATAGCAGGGAAAGCTCAAAGccattggaacaaaaaaaaaaaaggcaaagctACTACTTGAAAGTGACCATAGAAATGAATGACAGCTCCGTCCAGAGAAATTATCTGCAAACCTGCAAGTATGAGCGCATCAGCGCATCTATATTTTCTCACTGCTCACAGCCCCCCTTGAGCCTTAGATTACTCAAGTCCCCCTGATGCTTCAAACAAATGAGACACCTCTCCTACTTAGAAAGCTCTTCTAAGAGCAACAATGGTGCCTTATCCTAAGGAAAGGTTGTGCCTTTGTGTGGCATACGGATATGGCATCAACGTTCAGAGAACCCTTTATAAGTACTTTATTATCTTCAATTTTGATATTTGTCATTCTTGATATtcaatttctacccaaaaaaaaaaaaaaaactttgatgTTCAATTATTAATGATCCATCTTAGGGATGTGTTcttaataagaaagaaaaaaaaaaaaaaaaaatatatatatatatatatatgcatactTCAGAGTGTGTTTGTCAATCCTCTCTGGTAGTGGTTATTCTCCATTTGAGATTCAGTTGTTTTTTTGGTGTAATGGCCATAATTAGCATCTGTTTTACTTGGACTCATTGGTGGTATCGAACCAACAATTTTTGACTGTTACTTGGGTTGTCCTCATGacagtcaaagaaatggaaaaattcaTTTTACTATAGGGTTTACAAATTCCTTCCTAAATTTTAGTATTTCTCAAAATGCCTTTTAAGATTCTGTTTCTTTGACTATCACCAGGGTTGCAACCCCAAAAAACAGTTAAATTTCGATCCAAACCAATTAGTGTTTCGAAGTGCTAAATAGAATCCCAATGTTAAAATGTGAAATGTTTGGATTAGTGAACTTTAGCTAACTCATATTCCTCCATATTTCCTCTTAATGTATTTAGTGTCACTTAAACTTACAAACCTCAAATTCTCCAATGATTAGTTTTGAGTGATTCCTCAACCAATGAGGCTGGCTAGGCCACTGTTATAATGTATCAAAAGAGTTTTAATTCATGGGACTTGGTTATGGTGTGATAGGAGATGAGGTTGAGGTTGACGCCATGGAGTCTTCTTCAAAAGGTTGAAGGAAGCGGGAAGATGAGATACCAATCAGTAGAGGTATGGCCTTGGGAGTAATTTTATATTCTACCTAAAGTGCATTTGATTTGTGCTAAATTTACTAATTTTTCTCTCAATTGCTTTTAACAATTCAGTGGCAGTGTTTACTCACTTATTAGCTCAAAAAAATGAGGATGAATAGGTGgaggtaagggtgtcaaccggttggaCTTAGTCGGGCTTAATCGAACCTCATCCTTTTTCCCCTTGCACTGTGACCACTCGAATAGTTTGTCACGCTTGCATATGATGGGTTTGGACACTTTTATAAACGGTTGATCGAGTTTTGGTAGTTACTAAGCCATTTATCTCTAAAGAGGTTTTAAGTGTATCAGGCTAAGGTTGTGTGTAATAGTCATCCAGATATTTCTGTTCCAAGGAACAAAAACATGGAATAAAATGATTggtgtcaattttttttatttttttttttaacgaaaaggaaaagaatgctaaaaatgcaaaatgatggtACGACGAAACTTTGTTCCATCATTTCAATTTTGTTCAATtataaaaaaagtgaacaactatgGTAATCGTTCCTAAAACAAGTTCatcaaataccatttttttgtttaaaaacgacattttgacacaaaaactgaaaattctgtgTTTGACATTCTAGAACCCAATGACTATCAAACGCAGCCTAAATAAAAAAGCTCTAAACGGGCTCTCAGTTACTGATGGAAGCTTTGATAAGATCAGAAAAAAGAGGCTGGAGAACACTGCTAACAAATTCTTCAGAGCTTCGAGGATAACTAATGAGATAAAACATATGTGCACATTGCCATGGACagctttgaagtttgaagtggCCAACCTCCTTAAGAAAGAGGTTTATGATAGGTGgccatgaaaaataaaaaagtagcatttATCCATAACCCTTTAATAAAGATCTTCTCATGCATTCTCGCTGTTATACCAAAGCCacagtttgaagtttgaacaatAAAAACATTTAAGAACAGTGAACATATTACAGTTaacttttctcctcttttgtAGGGAAACTCGTCCctgaaataaatttaaaataaaaaataaaaaatccatcaCCATAATCAAACATTACTCAATCCTGCCCATCACaggaagggaaaaggaaaaaggccTCAAATAAGAAGTTCAAACACTCCCGCAAGAAACATTACGGCAATCGGCAATTCAGCCATTATTAGAGAGATATGTACACTCAAGGAAACAAACTACTTTGCTTAGGCTCAAGGATAGGGGGTAGTACACACGGGAGCCGGCAAGAAAGGAAATGGAGCAACAGAAGCATATGCTACAGGGGGGCGTGGTTTGACCCCGATAGAGGACTCCCTCCTTGGTTTGTTCTGGgagttgattttcttgttctctTGTTCCCAAGTTCCAGATGATGTCAGTTTGACAAGCAGACCAGGATTTGTTTCCACAAGGTCCTGTTTATCATCAGATATGCGATGAAATAGCATCCCAGACATAAATACAGGAAGATAGAGAAGGCTGGCATGGAACATCCTCCTGGCATTGTTTGTGGTGCGGTCTCGGTAAAATGAAAATGCTGCAGCACCCATAGTAAGAGTAAGAAGTGTTGACTCAAGACAAAACCATCCAGAAGTGACACCCCCTGCATACATAGAAATATTGAAAAGGTTACATAGGAAGAATCATATACAAAACTGCTGACAATACTAAATATGGTGACATAATTTGCAAACCATCATAATATTTAGATGAGAATCATATAAATTGGGTCACGCTCAGAACTAACTTGTCTGCTAGAAAAAGACTCACAGCTCATCCAGGGTTCATGTAAACATGCACTCTAAAATATTATTTGAGCGTTTCAAGAGTGGGAAAGGTGGATTAGATTTTCCAATGCCAGCTACAGTTGCTTATTAGGAAGTTGGGATGAGAAAAAGAATATTTCACATTAATAAGATTGAACACCTATGGGATTTATTtcaaaagaagataaaagaaataCAATCCTCCCCCTTCCTCTCCCACCCCGACCTactcgggaaaaaaaaaagagcaataaATGCATGTGAACATAAACAACGAGACTGCTTCCTTCGGTTGCAGCATGATGCAGGAAGTTGGCACCTCAAGTTTGACAATATACAACAAAGCACAGATCAGGGAAAATTATAAGTCCAGTACCCTGCCATGTGAGCCCACCTAAATAGAATTTGCAGAAATGATTTATTGCCAGTATGTTTAACGGAAAGGAAAGAGGGtggacaacaaaaaaaaatggatccAGTAAATGTGAGAGCAAAAGGGAACCGTTACAAATCATTTATCAAATCTCCTGTTTTTGCCTTACTACAAAATAAGAAAGCCTCAAGAAGACAGGAAAAACtcaaataacatatatattcaGCAGTTTCTTacataaataaaatacaaaaaaaggaACGGAAAGAAAATGCACAAAGCTGATATAAAATCCCTAGAAAccccttttaaaaaataaaaataaaaaaaagtgtatcCATGTCGATGTCTTGATTACACAAAACAAGACTTTAGGATATTTCAATCCATGTCGTAGCCTCTGCCTGCATCGGTTTGCATAATCtcctttaggattttttttttaatattaattgtCAATTTAGTATTAGTATATTTGAACTTCTGTTATTTGTAATAATTCAATTCTTTCTAATATAGTATTCAATTTACTATGTCCATGCATCAGTTGCTTCGCTCTAATTTTCTTGGTCAACTTAACAAACTTAATGGATACTAAAATAACAGAGCAGGAAAACACATTTCAAATCATTATTTATATCTGTCTctctttatgttttccttttagTAGAGGGCAAGGGGGCTGAAACCCAATGAAGCGAATCTGACTTGAGCCTTAAGACAtattgatggagaacccttagggaagggaggggaaatcagagtaaaGATGGGgaaaaaggaggatcacactcacacattcattcaataatcaaattgctctctaaatcttcaatcgattacaaccaatatataggaaaataggaacatgaaattagaaacttaactggaatggaaactagtctaaactaggaaacaactataaaaaggaaaccaaagcaaggaaataaatcctactcctacgttcaagtctggaaactaaaagcatgaaataaaatactaaataaactactaattttatttccaacccttgttggaccaaaaccctgggctggacccgttcttcttggctcttggcttccaaagccggtcatgctggtccaaccaagaaagggcagccgtatctgcatcaactctcctcctctgaaaagaactcgactccgtcgagttagggaaaggaccgaggagaccgtctgaaggaatacgctgaatgaggaatgatcccaccatcttcttgagcctaatttcagggagatctttggcaggatgaaacttcatagtcttgttggcatacttgaaggcataggtattggcatagccacaatgctgtactttcttatcaaacaaccaaggtcgaccaagaaggatatggcacaccttcagagggaggacatcacattggactgtatccttaaatccaccaatagaatatgtgaccaagcacttatctgtgattttgagattagtgttgttcacccaagcaaccttgtaaggattaggatgtggttctgtattcaatcccagcttacgaacagcgtcttcagagacaacattagtgcaactgcctccatcaatgaccaaggttagcaactgatcattgcacttcacacgagtctgaaaaatactactgcggtgccaatcttcattttcagtggccttctgagtggtcaacacatgacgaatgacataaaaaggatgttggtcatcgtcactgagagtgtcattgacttcacctgttgcacgctcttctcttaaatcaactgtgtcagaaccaagttgctcttcgggaatatatggtataggagaatccttatcaataaaagcaaccaaacggccgggacattgggcactgatatgtccaaatccatggcatgagtagcatcgaactgtaaattttgaagaatcagaaggtttatctgaaccacgccgagggggtgagtatgggcgagtatgtcgtgaagatgacattttagaaacatgtcgaggtggagaatacggctgactaggtcgtgaagaagccatagataTAGCACTTTCCCgtggcttgctagatgacctctcttgggtaagagactgttgccaaacggaactagtacctcgagaaaaagtatctacaaaatttctccggttgtatgggcgtttcagactttcctcaacctgatatgctacttgtacggcgtcttccattgtaggtaggcgactagatgcaagggcagcactaagttgagggtgcaaaccattgcgaaattgggccactaaaaCTTCTTCATCCcgctcaaagtcagaacgagtggccaaataataaaatctagcaacatactcctcaatggtcaaattctcttgtttcaactgtgcaaatctgagatgcatgcgttgcttgtaatcagaaggcaagaatcgtcgattcatgacttcatacatttcagcccaagtattgACCataccaatgcctcgggttcggttctgttctgttgttgttgcttgatccaccagactcgagctgtgcctttcagtttggcctctgcaaataggatctttcgagcctcagtcaacccgtaccatctgaagaatgtatctaaactgtgaatccagtcaaggtacaattctggattattgtctccataaaaatcaaggacatccagttttgctgctctttctgctccatcatcatgtctaccagtcccatatggtggtggaggtggtggtggtggtgttactggcagatcctgtggagtggtgttggaagaatccccagactgaatgggactctttcctttatctgctgccaccaaacgatcaatagaaacttgcatagattccaccattgtctttagggacgtgaccatgttagttagagcatcaaattttgtatcagtttctcctttataggaattcagctgttgaacaacttcactattggctaccatggtgatgagtaacaaaatagCGCTCAAAGAATAATgttagaatagtaaataactggaagcttaaagggcagggacagaatagtaaaataattttttttttttttttggaatttcaaATTAAACCACAAAAGGGTGTGTCAGTCACGTGTGGGACAggggtttgatttgg
This window encodes:
- the LOC122080818 gene encoding uncharacterized protein LOC122080818 isoform X3, whose amino-acid sequence is MALSFPCYASLLPQQQHHQEVKEKHRRYNNKSFEAVKNLIKTIGIPSISSSPHESLRKGNWVKLICGASFEDVVDIRNLSLVYTLAGVDCIDCAADESVVTAVNEGIDVAEEIGGLLRRPWVMISVNDDEDLHFRKAEFDPEDCPPDCSRPCEMVCPANAISLELLPREDGSTHGKAACGKFQGGVITERCYGCGRCIPVCPYDKITVLGAATYVRDAAETAQLLKRSDVDAVEIHTSGRQTDCFEELWNRLGDSIWHVKLVAVSLPYIGDSTAATMSRVFSIMGPRLSCYNLWQLDGRPMSGDIGKGATREAIAFAVHLAALSDRPHGFLQLAGGTNLQTVDSLKKAGLFKKTENGEWISVLFGLLDCSRASIWRLAT